CagtattaggaccaactaaaatgttGCAAGCGAATGAGTAAGCTTTCCAGTCCCCCACAACTCCTCTTCAGACTGATTGTTAAGCATAATAACAAGGATgaggagtgggagagagagaaagcttagCATGGTGTTGAAGCCTCCAAAACTGCAGTTTTAAATGGGTCTAGCAGCACAgtcttataaatatttttaatcctAAATGGCATTGTCGAGGGCCTAGTGTgagatgtaaatgttgttgaaccTATTGGTGatagtgaccacagtgctatcaggctaaatttatatttaagtaggaaactgcccaggaagtccaatccagtcacatttgacttcaaaagaggaaacttctctaaaatgagggaactggtaaaaaggaagttgaaagggggagtcaggGGGGTTAAATCCCTGCAAAATGCATAGAAGttgctcaaaaccacaataacagaagcacagctaaaatgtatactATGGGTTaagaaaggtagcaccaagtccaagaggtcattggcatggttaactagcagtatcaaggaagctattgtagaaaagagggcttccttcagaaaatggaagtcttgcccaagtgaggaaaataaaagggaacacACACTTGCACAAAAGCGATGCAAGCATACGAAgggacaacacttcaggctctgtgattagcaaaactgtggttctctggggttagcactaaccacaaactgtgctgtcacacacaacagttaaaccatggatagagctgctaacccttctgcagatAGCCCAacagtggttagtgagtgagcaggggttagcaaaatgcatcgcacaagacacctcaaaccctgcacttaaccaaaagccttaacctgcagggtttaaggtgtcttctgaacaggccccataaGAGATGCAAAAATATATTTTGACGAGCATATCactaacaatatcaaggccaaccatgaaaaaaatattttaaatatatcagaagcaggaaaccagctagggaagcagttggataGCTGGATGACAATTGAGTTAAAggggtactaaaggaggacagggagattgcagagcagctgaatgaaaactttgcatcggtgttcactgctaTAGGACAGGTACCTGTGCCTGAACCAAtgctttcaggaagggagtctgaggaactgaggtaaatagtggtgacaaaagatggtGTGcttaaccttattgacaaattaaaagcaaatacatcaccaggcctggatggtatccatcctagaattctcaaagagctccaaaaggcttttgacaaggtCCCTCAttaaagactcctgagcaaacttagttgtcatggaataagaggagaggtcctcttataaatcagtaactggctaaagaacagaaagcagaaggaataaatggtaatttttcccagtggagggaagtaaatagtggggtcccacagagatCTGTATTGGGAGCAATTATTTTTAACTTGGTCATAAAATTAGGAGTGAGCGTCAAAATGGCGAAGTTTACTGATAAAACCAAtaatttaaggtggttaaaacaaaaagggattgtgaggagctcaaaaagaatctctccaaactgagaaaatgggcatccaaatggaacATGTGGGTCAATGTATGCAGGTATACAGTGATGCATGTTGGAATAAAATATCCCAACTAGAAGGAAGCATtgctttacacagtgcatagttttactatggaattcactaccacaagatgtggtgatggccaccaatttggatggctttaaaaaggtgttggataaattcctggaagagaaggctatcaatggctactagtcctgatggctatgtgctacttccagtatcagaggcattaaggctatatacaccagttgctgaggagcatgggtgggagggtgctgttgcactgtttccTGCTTAGGGGTCCCTTGGTCGGCAAATAatcgaccactgtgtgaacagagtgctggactagatggaccctcagtctgatccagcatggcatttcttatgttcttatatctatGCAAAATTGAGGCCCATTGAACTAGATGGGccttcctcccaggtaagaggGTATATGATTgcaccttcaaagcttttcacggtctagctccttcctatctctcctctctcatctcacactattgccccgctcgtgctcttcgctcctctgatgccatgtttctcgcctgcccaagggcctctacttcccttgctcggcttcgtccattctcttctgctgccccttacgcctggaacgctcttccagaacatttgagaactacaagttcaaccgcagcttttaaagctcaactaaaaacttttctttttcctaaagcttttaaaacttgatgttgtgcagacttctactgttactttctactgttagttttaccctaccctgtgcctgcttaccctaccctgtacctgtttgcattctcttcccctccttattcttttactatgattttattagattgtaagcctatgcggcagggtcttgctatttactgttttactctgtacagcaccatgtacactgatggtgctatataaataaataaataaataaataataataataataataataataataataataataataataataagatagacTGCGGGACGGGAGGTGTTTTTCTGACAAAAGCAACCATCATATTTCcctaggaataagccccattgagcttaaTACTTATTATTTCTGAGTATATATGTGTAGGAGTGCACCGTTAGGGTGGAATCCTACATATACCCTACCCTAACAGTCTAATCCTGAGAACACTTACCtaggggtaagtcccattgaactcagattAGACTCAACTAGGTGAAAAACAGACTTCAGGGCTATAGGGACAAAGTGATGGTTGGTCCCTCATTTTTATAGATGATCTAGAATCTTGAGTTAGTGTTCTCTGTCTTAaaactttctccgctgtggcacctcggttgtggaatgagctccccagagaggtccgcctggcgcctacactgtactcctttcgtcgccagctgaagacctttttattcactcagtattttaacacttaattttttacttaaattatactgttttaactctgtattttaaccttatatcaattttgccgcgtggttttatcctggttgtgctttttatattgtattttgtatttgtgttttttaacttgttggttgttttatgatggttttaatttttgtgaaccgcccagagagcttcggctattgggcggtataaaaatgtaataaataaataaataaatattaaaactgtTAGAAACTGCAGACCTTTCCAGAAACTACGGACTTTCCCACCAACTCTTATCATTTTACTTAACATCCTGCATAAAGAGTTACAGAAAACTTGAAAGCTTGCCTACACTATTAtgtgacattttagttggtcTTCATAAAAGTTTTATCCTTCTGTGGCTTTTGGATCTTTTTCAGCTGTGTATTTAATGGCAAAGTATAAATTATAATGGGCTGATATTTTGGGATTACTCTTCTAGATTCATGATTTGTTTCAGCTTGTTCTTGACCTGACGACCATTGGAAGAGTAGATTCTAGTTCCCAGGGAGAGGCCCAACTCATCCTCATCAGGGGGGTTTGGGGCATTTCGTTCCTGTTTAAAAATTGCGATGACTTGTACAATCCAAAGAATGTGACAGAGCATTCGTCACAAGCTTTCTTGTGTATGTAATAATAGGTTAAATGTGTTTACATTGTTTAATCCTAATGTtagaaataaactaaaaaaaacaccactcctCATTTACTGTGAGATGGGGAATGGAAAGTACAATGTAACTTtgatttctaataataataataataataataataataataagaagaagaagaagaagaagaagaagaagatgtgttttatttttgcaaaagaaAATTAATGTTACAAGTTTACATATTAGTGATGGACActaatatggatggctttaaaaggggggttggataaattcctggaggagaaggctatcagccctgatggctatgtgctgcctccagtatctgagacagtaagcctatttgGGCCAGTTGCtacggaacatgggtgggagggtgctgttgcaccatgtcctgctttgttggtccctggcaaacagctggttggccattgtgtgaattgagtgctggactagatggaccttcggtctgatccagcatggttcttatgttctttattttCTAATACTTGCTGTACTTTTCAAATACTCCCCAGTGCCACTCTTGTGTGTGGTTTCCTAAACTATTCAACCCTTGATACCCAATTGATAGGAGAAGTACGGGCAACTCTTTTGGTTGCACTCTTTAAAAAAGCCAGTGTGCagctatcctgcctttcccatctggaagcatccttaatcTTCTAGAATCTAGAAGTAGCTTGACTTTGCTGATGTCTTCCAAAGTTTGTCCCTCTTCCCCTAACTTCCTGCTTGTTCTTCTAATCATCATTGCCATCATcatctaggctgcaatcctatgcacacttacctgggagtaagtcctattgaacgcACTGGGACGTACTTCTGGgtagatatgcatagggttgAGCTATTAATTAAAGTAAGTGAAATGTATAGGATTCTGTACAGCTCCCAAAGGCAGGGCCTGAGTTTCTTATGTCTCTTTTGCCCTTGCAGATGCCTGCACCTGGAGGCAGCCACTGACATAATGtttgccaccctccctcccaattcTTCCCAGACACCACCTTTCCTCCTCCGGATGAACAACTCCTCGAGCCACACAGAGCTGGTGAAGTCCCGAAGCAGCGCTCCTTCGGCGGCGTCTCCCATTTTCTCTATGACCCTGGGTGCCGTCTCGAACGTTGTGGCACTGGTGATCCTGGTGCAATCCTACGCTCGCTTCCGGCGCCGCTCCAAGGCCACGTTCCTGCTCTTTGCAAGCAGCCTGGTGATCACGGACCTAGCAGGCCATGTCATCCCGGGCTCCTTTGTGTTGCATCTCTACGCCACGCAGCGTGGCTGGGCAGACATGGACCCTTCTGGAGCCCTCTGCAAGTTCTTTGGTGCCTCTATGGTCTTCTTTGGATTGTGCCCACTCTTTCTGGGCTTCATAATGGCGGTGGAGCGCTGTGTGGGCATTACCCGTCCTTTGTTGCATGCCGCCTTGGTCACACCAAGCCGGACAAAGCTTTCCTTGGTTGGACTGTGGGCAATCGCCTTAGCCATTGCCCTGTTGCCTTTCTGCAAATTTGGGAGCTATGAAATCCAGGCCCAAGGCGTCTGGTGTTTCATCAAGGTGCGAAAGGTAGAAGCCTGGACCGATGTGGCCTTTGCCCTGCTCTTCTCTT
This window of the Elgaria multicarinata webbii isolate HBS135686 ecotype San Diego chromosome 3, rElgMul1.1.pri, whole genome shotgun sequence genome carries:
- the PTGER1 gene encoding prostaglandin E2 receptor EP1 subtype; the protein is MFATLPPNSSQTPPFLLRMNNSSSHTELVKSRSSAPSAASPIFSMTLGAVSNVVALVILVQSYARFRRRSKATFLLFASSLVITDLAGHVIPGSFVLHLYATQRGWADMDPSGALCKFFGASMVFFGLCPLFLGFIMAVERCVGITRPLLHAALVTPSRTKLSLVGLWAIALAIALLPFCKFGSYEIQAQGVWCFIKVRKVEAWTDVAFALLFSLLGLVSLVASFVCNTFSGLTLMRARLRGQRKLGYRRAKAHDIEMVVQLLGIMVVSCICWSPLLVFIILSVSNRRGALNYDQLLFLGVRLASWNQILDPWVYILLRRAVLRKLLTLLLRRPDLKTVRFDRWEASSFQSSERSVAAGRI